One Thermus sp. CCB_US3_UF1 DNA window includes the following coding sequences:
- a CDS encoding BTAD domain-containing putative transcriptional regulator, which translates to MLRFRLLGIPALEQAGRRVALPTHKLLALLAYLALEGPTARTKLAGLLWSEQDEAGARANLRRELNRLRHTPVAAVLRTEGGWLALEPLETDVEAFRASVEHGDLQAALSLYQGPLLEGLDLPGATGFADWLEGRREGLAQLWREALHRQAQRLEAAHDLRGALASRLTLLREDELQEFHHREAMRLQALLGEREAALARFARLKELLRCELHLEPLPETLELVRQIQEGTLNPVRLPPVREVIGVVSRVPFVGREQEWAQMEAAWRAQQAIYVSGPGRVRIYV; encoded by the coding sequence ATGCTGCGTTTCCGCCTGCTGGGTATCCCTGCTCTGGAGCAGGCGGGAAGGCGGGTGGCCTTGCCCACCCACAAGCTCTTGGCCCTGCTGGCCTACTTGGCCCTGGAAGGCCCCACGGCACGGACCAAGCTGGCAGGGCTACTTTGGAGCGAGCAGGACGAGGCCGGCGCCCGGGCCAACCTGCGCCGTGAACTCAATCGTTTGCGGCACACGCCCGTGGCCGCGGTGTTGCGGACCGAAGGCGGCTGGCTTGCCCTTGAGCCCTTGGAAACCGATGTGGAGGCCTTTAGGGCCTCCGTTGAGCACGGAGATTTGCAGGCCGCTCTTAGCCTCTACCAGGGGCCTCTGCTGGAAGGATTAGACCTGCCGGGGGCCACGGGGTTTGCCGACTGGCTCGAGGGACGGCGGGAAGGTCTAGCCCAGCTTTGGCGGGAGGCTTTGCACCGGCAGGCTCAGCGCCTCGAGGCCGCCCACGACCTGCGGGGGGCTTTGGCCAGCCGGCTTACCCTCCTACGGGAGGACGAACTCCAGGAGTTCCACCATCGGGAAGCCATGCGCTTGCAGGCCCTTTTGGGTGAGCGGGAGGCGGCGTTGGCCAGGTTTGCCCGCCTGAAAGAGCTCCTCCGGTGCGAGCTCCACCTAGAGCCCCTTCCGGAAACCCTGGAGTTGGTCCGGCAGATCCAGGAGGGGACCCTAAACCCGGTAAGGCTCCCCCCGGTGCGCGAGGTCATAGGGGTTGTGTCCCGGGTTCCCTTCGTGGGGCGGGAGCAGGAATGGGCCCAGATGGAAGCAGCTTGGAGGGCGCAACAGGCCATCTACGTTTCCGGACCTGGTCGTGTAAGGATTTATGTGTAA